Part of the Deltaproteobacteria bacterium genome, AGACCTTATCGGAGCTTTTCGCAAACTTCAAGATGCAGGGCATATCGAGATAGCCACCTGCGGCGCTACCCACGGCTACATGCCGCTTCTTTCGCGCGACATAAGCGTTCAGGCGCAGATAAAGCAAGCTGTGAAGGCGCATACGCGCCACTTCGGGAAGCCGCCGCGCGGCATTTGGCTGCCCGAGTGCGCATACAGGCCGTCTTACGCGTGGAACAAGCCTGTGTACGACGAGGAGGCTACACCTTATCACCGTAAAGGAGTAGAGGAGTTCCTAAGCGAGAACGGTATCGAGTACTTCTTCATAGACTCGCACCTTCTAAAGGGCGGGCGCGCCGCGGGTGTCTATATGGACCGCTTTAGCGATTTGAAGGTCATGTGGAATAACCTCGATAAAAGCATGAAGGCTCTCCCTGAAACGGTTGAGAAGACGCCAAGGAAGGTCTACTACGTTGCCTTTGGCGAGCAGGCTATCGAGGGCATGATGCCGGTTGCCGTGTTCACGCGCGATGTAAAGACGGGGCTTCAGGTGTGGAGCGGAGAGTGGGGCTACCCCGGGGACGGCGCGTATCTCGACTTTCATAAAAAGAGATTCCCCGGAGGGTTAAGGTACTGGCGCGTTACAGATGCAAAGGCCGACCTTGCCGATAAGCAGCCCTACAATCCAAACGGCGCTATTTCGAAGACCCCGGACCATGCAGCGCATTTCGTAGGTGTAGTAAAGGACGGCCTGAAGGACTCTAAAGGCGGGCTGGTCGTTTCCCCGTACGACTGCGAGCTTTTCGGCCACTGGTGGTTCGAGGGGCCGCACTGGGTCTACCACGTAATAAAGAAGATGCATGAGGACGGAGAAGTAAAGGCGGTTACCGCGTCAGAGCACCTTGACTCAAACAGGCCATCCGAGATGGTATCTCTTCCCGAAGGAAGCTGGGGCGAGGGCGGGTATCACTTTATCTGGTTAAACGACATGAACAAATGGACGTGGAAGCACGTCTATGAGGCCGAAAAAGACATGGAAGAGCTGGCTGCAGCACACGAGCATTCGGGCGACGCAGAACTTATCGACATGCTAAAGCAGGCCGCAAGGGAGCTTCTTTTGCTCGAGGCCTCGGACTGGCAGTTCCTTATCTCAACGCGTGCTGCGGCCGATTACGCCGAGCTTCGGGTATGCCGGCATTACGAGGACTTTAAGCGGCTTGTCTCCATAATACGGAAAAAGGCCAGCGCCGAGGCACTTACAGACGGCGACAGAAACTTCTTTAGCGACCTTAAGAAAAGAGACTCTGTGTTCGAGGACATAGAGCTTAAGTGGTTTTCGAGGGTGGAGCACCAGAGGCACGCATTAAAGTAGGGCCTAAAACAGCGGAGAGGAGCCTAACACGTGGACGCCAAGGGAAAGGCCAAAAAACAGATAACGCTTGAGAAAAACGACATCGCGCAGAAGCTTCTGGGCGACGGCTCGACCGTCAAGCGGATAGAGAAGAAACTCGGGGTAACGATAGACAGCCGCGGTAACGTCGTTACCATACAGGGCGAGGCCTCTCAGACCGAGCTTGCAGAGCGCCTTCTTACCGAGCTATACGCATTGATAGAGTCCGGGTACATGCCAACGGCACTTGACGTTGATTACGCCGCAAGGGCCATCTCAACGGACCACGGATACTCTCTAAAGG contains:
- a CDS encoding DUF1957 domain-containing protein codes for the protein MAGNDKGLGSFALVLHAHLPYVISHGTWPHGTDWLNEAAAETYIPLLNVFERLVSEGISPKVTIDVSPILAEMLSHRDFKPQFKKYLTDKIEAAKRDSAEFARINDSHMASVSAMWEGFYSTALESFTVKYNEDLIGAFRKLQDAGHIEIATCGATHGYMPLLSRDISVQAQIKQAVKAHTRHFGKPPRGIWLPECAYRPSYAWNKPVYDEEATPYHRKGVEEFLSENGIEYFFIDSHLLKGGRAAGVYMDRFSDLKVMWNNLDKSMKALPETVEKTPRKVYYVAFGEQAIEGMMPVAVFTRDVKTGLQVWSGEWGYPGDGAYLDFHKKRFPGGLRYWRVTDAKADLADKQPYNPNGAISKTPDHAAHFVGVVKDGLKDSKGGLVVSPYDCELFGHWWFEGPHWVYHVIKKMHEDGEVKAVTASEHLDSNRPSEMVSLPEGSWGEGGYHFIWLNDMNKWTWKHVYEAEKDMEELAAAHEHSGDAELIDMLKQAARELLLLEASDWQFLISTRAAADYAELRVCRHYEDFKRLVSIIRKKASAEALTDGDRNFFSDLKKRDSVFEDIELKWFSRVEHQRHALK